Proteins from a genomic interval of Hippocampus zosterae strain Florida chromosome 14, ASM2543408v3, whole genome shotgun sequence:
- the pole2 gene encoding DNA polymerase epsilon subunit 2 translates to MDSSRTIKSRVCTDFKMRGLILRPEATKYLVEVLESVSPTELDDIIERVLDAVEKQPLSSSMIELSVVTNAVQDCSQSCDEAMSNVFNIIGAFDVPRYIYNAEQKKFVPIGMTNHQAAGLCGIARDKAELFRERYAILLQRTRRHELFTPPVIGATVVPNQNKFQLKTIEALLGSTSKLGGVIVLGMITQLKEGKFYLEDPTGTVELNMSKAQFHNGLYTEYSFVLAEGWYEDSVFHVNGFGTPPVEPSSATRAYFGNVNFFGGPSTTSVKASAKLKQLEEENEDAMFVLLSDVWLDSVEVMEKLNLMFSGYAAMPPTCFIFCGNFSSVPYGKNHIKSLKESLKALADSICAHPNILNNSRFVFVPGPEDPGPGTILPRPPLADHITEEFRQRVPFSAFTTNPCRIQFCSQEIIIIREDLVNKMCRNCVRLPNTNLDIPNHFVRSILSQAHLAPLPLSVSPVFWAYDYTLRVYPVPDVVVFADKYDPFSVTHSDCLCVNPGSFPRSGFAFKVYYPSNRTFEDSKLQGL, encoded by the exons ATGGATTCTAGCCGCACAATTAAGTCCAGAGTTTGTACTGACTTCAAAATGCGGGGACTTATTCTCCGGCC TGAGGCCACCAAGTATCTGGTGGAGGTCCTGGAGTCTGTCAGTCCCACTGAGCTGGATGACATCATCGAAAGAGTGCTGGATGCTGTCGAGAAGCAAccat TGTCTTCTAGCATGATCGAGCTATCGGTGGTGACGAACGCCGTGCAAGACTGCTCTCAATCCTGTGATGAAGCCAT GAGTAACGTTTTCAACATCATCGGTGCCTTCGATGTGCCCCGATACATTTACAATGCGGAGCAGAAGAAATTCGTTCC CATCGGTATGACCAACCATCAAGCTGCGGGCCTGTGCGGCATCGCAAGAGACAAAGCGGAACTTTTCCGTGAGCGCTACGCAATCTTATTGCAG cgcaCACGTCGACACGAGCTGTTCACCCCGCCTGTCATAGGAGCCACCGTCGTGCCCAATCAAAACAAATTTCAG CTGAAGACCATTGAAGCTTTGCTCGGCTCCACGTCCAAACTGGGGGGAGTGATCGTACTCGGCATGATCACGCAGCTAAAAGAG GGGAAATTCTATCTGGAGGATCCAACTGGGACAGTAGAGCTCAATATGTCCAAAGCA CAGTTTCATAACGGCCTTTACACCGAATACAGTTTCGTACTGGCTGAGG GCTGGTACGAGGACTCGGTGTTCCATGTCAATGGTTTTGGCACGCCGCCTGTAGAACCTTCATCAGCTACACG AGCGTACTTCGGCAATGTGAACTTTTTCGGCGGTCCGTCCACGACGTCGGTGAAGGCGTCGGCCAAGCTAaagcagctggaggaggagaacgaggacgccatgtttgttttgctttccgaCGTGTGGCTGGACAGCGTGGAAGTGATGGAGAAGCTCAACCTCATGTTCTCGG GCTACGCTGCGATGCCTCCCACCTGTTTCATCTTTTGTGGAAACTTCTCTTCTGTCCCGTATGGAAAAAATCACATCAAGTCACTTAAAG AGTCGCTGAAGGCATTAGCTGACAGCATATGTGCACACCCGAATATACTCAACAA CAGCCGTTTTGTGTTCGTTCCCGGCCCCGAAGATCCAGGCCCGGGCACCATCCTGCCACG ACCTCCGCTGGCGGATCACATCACCGAGGAGTTCAGACAGAGGGTTCCTTTCTCCGCGTTCACCACCAACCCGTGCAG AATCCAATTCTGTAGCCAAGAGATCATAATCATCCGTGAGGACCTGGTCAACAAAATGTGCCGAAACTGCGTGAGGTTGCCAAACACCAATCTGGACATACCCAACCAT TTTGTCCGGAGCATCCTGTCGCAGGCTCACCTGGCCCCGCTGCCTCTCTCCGTCTCTCCTGTGTTTTGGGCTTACGACTACACCCTGCGTGTGTACCCCGTCCCCGACGTGGTGGTCTTTGCCGACAAGTACGACCCATTCAGCGTCACGCACTCCGACTGCCTTTGCGTCAACCCG GGCTCTTTTCCAAGAAGTGGTTTTGCATTCAAGGTGTACTATCCATCCAACAGAACATTTGAGGACAG CAAACTTCAAGGACTTTGA